The following coding sequences are from one Leishmania major strain Friedlin complete genome, chromosome 36 window:
- a CDS encoding putative ubiquitin-like protein has product MAVTIKLANGSQHTVEVPDFSITVAEFKKQIAEALEIPASEQRIIMRGKVLKDDGVLSAIGMEDGNVIHVVRSKKNVAVPSSTNASSTLAASDPTSSPNVQPSTTTPAQPVPAPAAANPYAALMSNFGAPQTQQPAPGAPGFPAAGNPFAGMGMRMGMGGGMGGAVNPTPQQAMELMQNPMMQQMMQQALNNPQFMQYIIQNSPQLAGLPQDQQQAIIEMMQNPYMMQQAMAMMGGLGGAGGVPPATSQAASTPAVGAGFNPAMFAPLAPQGNPREVYREQLQLLRDMGFPNEEANIAALQQAQGNVQFALERLLGA; this is encoded by the coding sequence ATGGCAGTCACTATCAAACTTGCGAATGGCAGTCAACATACAGTTGAGGTGCCAGATTTCAGCATCACAGTTGCAGAGTTTAAAAAGCAAATAGCGGAAGCGCTAGAAATCCCAGCCAGTGAGCAGCGCATCATTATGCGAGGAAAAGTGTTGAAGGATGACGGTGTGCTTTCAGCAATCGGCATGGAGGACGGCAACGTTATACACGTCGTGCGGAGCAAGAAGAATGTAGCGGTGCCGTCATCTACGAATGCTTCAAGCACCCTGGCTGCCAGCGATCCTACTTCGTCGCCGAATGTACAGCCGTCCACTACCACACCCGCCCAACCTGTACCGGCACCGGCTGCTGCAAATCCATATGCAGCTCTGATGAGCAACTTTGGTGCACCACAAACACAGCAGCCTGCTCCCGGTGCTCCTGGGTTCCCGGCAGCAGGGAACCCTTTTGCAGGCATGGGGATGAGAATGGGCATGGGAGGTGGAATGGGAGGAGCTGTCAATCCCACACCACAGCAGGCTATGGAACTGATGCAGAATCCGATGATGCAGCAAATGATGCAACAGGCACTCAACAACCCCCAGTTTATGCAGTACATCATTCAAAACTCTCCCCAGCTGGCGGGCCTGCCGCAGGACCAACAACAAGCTATTATTGAAATGATGCAAAATCCGTACATGATGCAGCAGGCAATGGCAATGATGGGAGGCTTaggaggtgctggcggtgTGCCACCGGCAACTTCGCAGGCTGCTTCGACTCCAGCCGTAGGAGCTGGGTTCAACCCTGCAATGTTTGCACCTCTGGCTCCACAAGGTAATCCACGGGAGGTTTATCGCGAGcaactgcagctgctgcgagaTATGGGATTTCCCAATGAGGAAGCGAACATTGCTGCTCTTCAGCAGGCTCAGGGCAATGTTCAGTTCGCATTGGAGCGGCTTCTTGGTGCATGA
- the CRK3 gene encoding cell division related protein kinase 2: MSSFGRVTARSGDAGTRDSLDRYNRLDVLGEGTYGVVYRAVDKITGQYVALKKVRLDRTEEGIPQTALREVSILQEFDHPNIVNLLDVICSDGKLYLVFEYVEADLKKAIEKQEGGYSGMDLKRLIYQLLDGLYFCHRHRIIHRDLKPANILLTSGNVLKLADFGLARAFQVPMHTYTHEVVTLWYRAPEILLGEKHYTPAVDMWSVGCIFAELTRRKVLFRGDSEIGQLFEIFQVLGTPTDTEGSWPGVSRLPDYRDVFPKWTAKRLGQVLPELHPDAIDLLSKMLKYDPRERISAKEALQHPWFSDLRW; this comes from the coding sequence ATGTCTTCGTTTGGCCGTGTTACCGCCCGTAGCGGTGACGCTGGGACGCGTGACAGTCTTGACCGGTACAATCGCTTGGATGTTTTGGGAGAGGGAACGTATGGTGTTGTGTATCGCGCGGTCGACAAAATCACTGGGCAGTACGTTGCTCTCAAGAAAGTGCGACTCGATCGCACTGAGGAGGGCATTCCGCAGactgcgctgcgcgaggtgtCGATTCTACAAGAGTTCGACCACCCCAACATTGTGAACTTGCTTGATGTCATTTGCTCGGACGGGAAGCTCTACCTTGTCTTCGAGTATGTGGAGGCGGACCTGAAAAAGGCGATTGAAAAGCAAGAGGGTGGATACTCTGGAATGGATCTGAAGCGGCTTATTTATCAGCTTTTAGACGGCCTTTACTTttgccaccgccatcgcaTCATCCACCGTGATCTGAAGCCAGCCAACATCCTCCTGACATCAGGGAACGTCCTTAAATTGGCTGATTTCGGTCTCGCCCGTGCGTTCCAAGTGCCCATGCACACCTACACGCACGAGGTGGTTACACTGTGGTACCGTGCCCCTGAGATCCTCCTCGGTGAGAAGCACTACACTCCTGCCGTGGATATGTGGAGTGTCGGCTGTATTTTCGCTGAGCTAACGCGCCGAAAGGTTCTTTTCCGCGGCGATAGCGAAATCGGGCAGTTGTTCGAGATTTTTCAAGTGCTGGGGACGCCGACGGACACCGAGGGGTCCTGGCCTGGTGTGTCGCGGCTGCCCGACTACCGCGACGTATTTCCCAAGTGGACTGCAAAGCGCCTGGGGCAGGTACTACCAGAACTTCATCCGGACGCTATTGATCTGCTCTCCAAGATGCTCAAGTACGATCCGCGGGAGCGCATATCAGCCAAGGAGGCCCTTCAGCACCCGTGGTTCAGTGACCTTCGCTGGTAG
- the MEFG gene encoding putative Mitochondrial elongation factor G: MRRSGLAYMLRSSVPLLATPAFLANVKHMRNIGISAHIDSGKTTLSERILFYSGRIGKIHEVKGGTEVGATMDSMELEKERGITIRSAATQCRWKNSTINIIDTPGHVDFTIEVERALRVLDGAILLMCAVGGVQSQTLTVDRQMKRYGVPRICFINKLDRDNANPQRAVKQAQERLGINAVFIQLNMGTAQDFEGVVDLIEEKAVYFDGPFGEAIRYEPVPSYIKEDVVAARKELVSRLAECDEEMEFIFLNDQEPTVEQIHSAIRRATIANKFVPVMVGSAYRNKGVQLLLDAVERYLPSPVERHNSGYQVRRVKDEDGNVSNVKEGEVALMTDDEKPLVALIFKIEETKKSGLSNYVRVYQGKMRKEHLMNIRTGKNFLPPKLVRMHADSAEVVDEVRAGDICAIQGEVDASSGDTLMKSGPQSGSQLFSCEDMYVPPRVISASLKTKDDKEQSRVRERMLAFMREDPTFVYYRNSETNEDIVEGMGELHLDIYVERLKREYGLHVELGKPTVNYREIITERQEFDFVFKRQSGGAGQWAHLKGYAEPLPIDMSVEKGVKNKATTRCSNGDIRESLQKTVVKHLERKIFVKGELMHAPVWGVHFHLNGGAMHEVDSNDQAFKNATQELWETLLPKLKPTLVEPFMDVEMTVPAANMTDVATEFSKREGVVTETAVDGPDAVIRGETALDTMFGFISDLRRLTKGQGDFSMQFKEYRPMQQYKAQMRMDERNNDLGRKPFKLSD; this comes from the coding sequence ATGCGCAGAAGCGGCCTGGCCTacatgctgcgcagcagcgtcccgCTGCTCGCAACACCCGCTTTCCTCGCGAATGTGAAGCACATGCGCAACATTGGTATCAGTGCCCACATTGATAGCGGCAAAACGACGCTGAGTGAGCGCATTCTCTTCTACTCCGGTCGCATCGGAAAGATCCACGAGGTGAAGGGCGGCACCGAGGTCGGCGCTACAATGGACTCCATGGAGCTTGAGAAAGAGCGTGGTATCACTATTCGCTCAGCCGCAACGCAGTGCCGCTGGAAGAACAGTACCATCAATATAATCGACACACCCGGCCACGTCGACTTCACCATCGAAGTGGAGCGCGCCCTTCGCGTGCTGGACGGTGCTATCTTGCTCATGTGCGCCGTTGGCGGTGTGCAGAGTCagacgctgacggtggaTCGCCAGATGAAGCGGTACGGGGTACCGCGCATCTGCTTCATAAACAAGCTCGATCGCGACAACGCGAACCCACAGCGGGCAGTAAAGCAAGCGCAGGAGCGTCTGGGTATCAACGCCGTCTTCATCCAGCTGAACATGGGTACTGCACAGGACTTCGAAGGCGTCGTCGACCTCATCGAGGAGAAGGCCGTCTACTTTGATGGCCCTTTCGGTGAGGCCATCCGCTACGAACCGGTGCCGAGCTACATCAAGGAGGACGTGGTTGCCGCGCGCAAGGAGCTCGTGAGCCGCCTAGCAGAGTGCGACGAAGAGATGGAGTTCATCTTTCTTAATGACCAGGAGCCGACAGTCGAGCAGATCCACTCTGCCATTCGCCGCGCTACCATCGCCAACAAGTTTGTGCCCGTGATGGTCGGCTCGGCGTACCGGAACAAgggcgtgcagctgctcctggACGCGGTAGAGCGCTACCTGCCGTCGCCAGTGGAGCGCCACAACTCCGGCTATCAGGTGAGGCGTGTGAAAGACGAGGACGGCAACGTGTCGAACGTGAAGGAAGGTGAGGTGGCGTTGATGACGGATGACGAAAAGCCGCTGGTGGCCCTCATTTTCAAGATCGAGGAAACAAAGAAGTCGGGGCTGTCCAACTACGTGCGGGTGTACCAGGGGAAGATGCGCAAGGAGCACCTGATGAATATCCGCACCGGCAAGAACTTCTTGCCGCCGAAGCttgtgcgcatgcacgcgGACAGCGCCGAGGTTGTGGACGAGGTGCGCGCTGGCGACATCTGTGCCATTCAGGGTGAGGTGGATGCGTCCTCGGGTGATACCCTCATGAAGTCCGGACCGCAGTCTGGTTCGCAGCTCTTCTCGTGCGAGGACATGTACGTTCCGCCGCGGGTCATCTCTGCCTCACTCAAGACGAAGGATGACAAGGAGCAGTCCAGGGTGCGGGAGCGCATGCTCGCCTTCATGCGAGAAGACCCCACCTTTGTGTATTACCGCAACTCGGAGACGAACGAGGACATTGTGGAGGGCATGGGTGAGTTGCACCTCGATATTTACGTGGAGCGGCTGAAGCGGGAGTACGGACTGCACGTGGAGCTCGGCAAACCAACGGTCAACTACCGCGAGATTATCACGGAGCGGCAGGAGTTCGACTTTGTCTTCAAGCGGCAaagcggcggtgcgggtcAGTGGGCGCACCTGAAGGGCTAtgccgagccgctgccgatcGATATGTCGGTCGAGAAGGGCGTCAAGAACAAAGCGACGACACGATGCTCGAACGGTGACATCCGCGAGTCGCTGCAGAAGACGGTGGTGAAGCACCTGGAGCGCAAAATTTTTGTAAAGGGCGAGCTGATGCACGCACCTGTCTGGGGCGTGCACTTTCACTTGAATGGTGGCGCCATGCACGAGGTAGACTCGAACGATCAGGCCTTCAAGAACGCAACCCAGGAGCTGTGGGAAACCCTGCTACCGAAGCTGAAGCCGACGCTTGTGGAGCCGTTCATGGATGTGGAGATGACAGTGCCTGCGGCGAACATGACTGATGTGGCGACCGAGTTCTCGAAGCGAGAGGGCGTGGTGACCGAGACCGCTGTAGATGGCCCTGATGCAGTGATCCGCGGGGAGACAGCCCTGGACACCATGTTCGGCTTTATTTCCGACCTGCGACGACTCACAAAGGGCCAGGGCGACTTCAGCATGCAGTTTAAGGAATACCGGCCGATGCAGCAGTACAAGGCCCAAATGCGAATGGATGAACGCAACAACGATCTTGGGCGCAAGCCATTCAAGCTTTCGGACTAG
- a CDS encoding putative ubiquitin/ribosomal protein S27a, with amino-acid sequence MQIFVKTAAGRSVAVRVSAEDTVGFLKAQANVTQGNLFFAGMCLAEEEPLAAYGLSKESTVDVVIPVEGGKGKKKKKRIFTKPKKPTHRHKLEKMRALKYFKVTENDDGSYKVERTRQDCPHPQCGAGVYMAQHKDRQYCGKCHLTYKAESK; translated from the coding sequence ATGCAGATCTTCGTCAAGACCGCCGCCGGCCGCTCGgtggctgtgcgcgtgtccgcCGAGGACACCGTCGGCTTCCTCAAGGCTCAGGCCAACGTGACGCAGGGAAACCTCTTCTTCGCGGGCATGTGcctcgccgaggaggagccgcTCGCCGCTTACGGTCTGTCCAAGGAGTCCACCGTTGACGTTGTCATCCCGGTGGAGGGTGGTAagggcaagaagaagaagaagcgtATCTTCACAAAGCCGAAGAAGCCGACACACCGCCACAAGCTGGAGAAGATGCGCGCGCTCAAGTACTTCAAGGTGACAGAGAACGACGACGGCTCCTACAAGGtggagcgcacgcgccagGACTGCCCGCACCCCcagtgcggcgccggcgtgtaCATGGCCCAGCACAAGGACCGTCAGTACTGCGGCAAGTGCCACCTGACCTACAAGGCGGAGAGCAAGTAA
- a CDS encoding DNAJ protein-like protein: protein MTTFKQNSTSGNTSVLDDLFSSSINVSAPASTAGASAQPMYFSSSASATQNATPSAAAANHSSVLTDLFSAPDVASSEKDDKYGSVGETHAMIYVDGNSGSAEHGVTNLFDLSKPVKKDKYNSAESLLEAFERQGKKSGSGGGRPDERKTLADLTRNKDDNKVRARLLPLMNYYDVLGVAPTASEEEIKRSYKKKALQLHPDRAGRDQMQEEAELFKVITKANEVLSDAEQRRMYDASLASGAGQPAMAPSAADWWCHMQN, encoded by the coding sequence ATGACGACGTTCAAGCAAAACAGCACCAGCGGTAACACCTCCGTGCTGGACGACttgttcagcagcagcatcaacGTCAGCGCCCCTGCCAGTACCGCTGGCGCTAGTGCGCAACCCATGTATTtctcgtcctccgcctcggccaCCCAGAATGCTACGCcaagtgccgctgctgccaacCATTCAAGCGTGCTGACTGACCTTTTCTCAGCCCCAGATGTGGCATCGTCTGAAAAGGACGATAAGTACGGCAGTGTGGGTGAGACACACGCCATGATTTACGTGgacggcaacagcggcagcgcagagcATGGTGTTACCAACTTGTTTGACCTTTCGAAGCCAGTGAAGAAAGACAAGTACAACAGTGCGGAGAGTCTCCTTGAGGCCTTTGAACGGCAAGGCAAGAAGAgcggtagtggtggtggccgcccTGACGAGCGCAAAACACTCGCCGACCTGACGCGCAACAAGGACGACAATAAAGTTAGAGCTCGCTTGCTGCCGCTCATGAATTACTACGATGTGCTTGGGGTCGCCCCGACGGCGTCTGAGGAGGAGATCAAGCGCAGCTACAAGAAGaaagcgctgcagctgcaccctGACCGCGCCGGTCGCGATCAGATGCAGGAAGAGGCAGAGCTGTTCAAGGTAATCACCAAAGCGAATGAGGTGCTTTCAGacgcagagcagcgccgcatgtACGACGCCAGCCTTGCCAGTGGTGCGGGGCAGCCAGCTATGGCCCCGTCGGCCGCAGACTGGTGGTGTCACATGCAGAACTGA
- a CDS encoding putative ribonuclease H: MTDTPSALSARLSTRLSGTKRPRESLIEFRVKDIMESLGVSEDYLVLGIDEAGRGPVIGPMVYTGAVISLGEHDDLVRLCHVADSKMLNERRRLASLQQLRQLKTFRSFTVCVSPEEISKTMTGRSGRNSNTLSHETAIQIISEATLASAGKLCAAYVDTVGPPETYQARLAGRFPHLRVTVAKKADSIFPIVSAASIVAKTVRDTAIEALGENIGSGYPSDPRTMEWLRSHVHRFFSFPHAYDFARHSWGPLVQLANDPAVRVPVVCEQDLEGARQQGRGGDSRQQKLSFAKPSPKRHMV, translated from the coding sequence ATGACGGATACGCCATCGGCTCTCAGTGCGCGGCTGTCGACGCGACTCAGCGGCACGAAGCGCCCGCGCGAGTCGCTTATCGAGTTCCGTGTGAAGGACATCATGGAGTCGCTTGGCGTGAGCGAGGATTACTTGGTATTGGGCATCGATGAGGCAGGTCGAGGTCCCGTCATCGGCCCCATGGTCTACACCGGCGCTGTCATTTCGCTGGGTGAGCACGACGACCTTGTGCGGTTGTGCCATGTGGCAGACAGTAAGATGCTTAATGAGCGACGCCGACTCGCctccctgcagcagctgcgccagctcaaGACGTTCCGCTCCTTCactgtgtgcgtctctcccGAGGAAATCTCGAAGACCATGACAGGCCGTAGCGGCCGTAACTCGAATACGCTGAGCCACGAGACAGCCATTCAAATCATCTCCGAGGCAACGCTGGCCTCCGCTGGCAAGCTCTGCGCCGCATACGTAGACACTGTCGGTCCACCTGAGACGTACCAGGCGCGCCTGGCTGGCCGTTTTCCTCACCTGCGTGTAACCGTTGCAAAGAAGGCCGACTCCATATTCCCAATTGTGTCCGCGGCGTCTATTGTTGCCAAGACGGTGCGAGACACCGCCATCGAGGCGCTCGGCGAGAACATAGGCAGCGGGTACCCCAGTGATCCTCGCACGATGGAGTGGCTGCGGTCGCACGTGCATCGCTTTTTCAGTTTCCCGCACGCCTATGACTTTGCGCGGCACTCGTGGGGGCCTCTCGTGCAGCTTGCCAACGACccggcggtgcgcgtgcccGTGGTGTGTGAGCAGGATCTCGAGGGGGCGAGACAGCAagggcgcggcggcgacagccgGCAGCAGAAGCTCAGCTTCGCGAAGCCCTCGCCGAAGCGGCACATGGTGTAG
- the TTA2 gene encoding putative GPI transamidase component Tta2, with amino-acid sequence MPTATAAKAAARPPVRTSVERLLLHPFVVFLVTFSVRAALFTSRYSVEPYISSPVIPHPSLEDIVGKAAAGAWHDAAQSAYVSGGRSQAERIVTPPPVHFSMSISMTEASTWREVVYWRESGFAEVEPYYLQELALWYVRFIPAVLAKPPVTGLVLSAMDGLTAALISRWSSATAALLYAFFVLNPIMVLTTTSQSLTSFELLLLTVTVDLCARRAKSALAYAGALVGAFTLGSHFIAVPVVLLAPLGTQSYRIAFAVAAALAACVGAYAVLYLYTTEVSHRFASLYAPPDNGVLWYVRQLVLPSFARCLEVFMLQLAPMLLIPATVAFPASYLRQPLSSTAHPHLFTDGRVFLLLMAEGLSVLFRNQLTLPYCFLIILHFYSSLNPTASKTVTLEDQRVVTYSPYTRVRLLVPIFIQLTSIPLEASFYAGWVLRETANANWKFFSDVAFMIGATAFFVMWYTEVVEDAVLCENDGGADAVTCSASPFRATKRD; translated from the coding sequence ATGCCGACCGCAACCGCCGCGAAggccgcagcgcggccaccCGTACGCACGTCGGTGGAGCGACTCCTGTTGCAcccttttgttgttttcctCGTAACATTTTCCGTTCGCGCCGCACTCTTCACGTCGCGCTACTCGGTTGAGCCGTACATCTCTTCCCCGGTTATTCCGCACCCATCGCTAGAGGACATTGTGGGGAAAGCCGCCGCCGGGGCATGGCACGATGCTGCTCAGTCCGCGTACGTAAGTGGTGGTAGGTCGCAAGCGGAGCGAATcgtgacgccgccgcctgtgcaCTTCAGCATGTCGATCTCAATGACGGAAGCGTCGACGTGGCGAGAGGTGGTGTACTGGCGCGAGAGCGGCTTCGCGGAGGTGGAGCCCTACTACCTGCAGGAACTGGCGCTGTGGTACGTGCGCTTTATtccggcggtgctggctaAACCACCGGTCACTGGACTGGTGCTGAGTGCGATGGATGGACTGACGGCCGCGCTCATCTCGCGCTGGTCCTCCGCgaccgccgcgctgctgtacGCGTTCTTCGTGCTGAACCCTATCATGGTCCTCACCACCACATCCCAGTCGCTCACCTCCTTCGAGTTGCTCCTGCTGACCGTAACGGTCGACCTCTGCGCTCGGCGAGCCAAGTCGGCGCTTGCGTACGCCGGTGCGCTCGTCGGTGCCTTTACTCTGGGCAGCCACTTCATCGCTGTTCCCGTGGTCCTCCTCGCGCCGCTAGGCACCCAGTCGTACCGTATTGCcttcgccgtggcggcggcgctggccgcATGTGTCGGAGCCTATGCTGTGCTTTATCTGTACACTACGGAGGTGTCGCATCGCTTCGCGTCTCTCTACGCGCCGCCCGACAACGGCGTCTTGTGGTATGTGCGTCAGCTCGTCCTTCCCTCCTTTGCGCGCTGTCTTGAGGTCTtcatgctgcagctggcgccgATGCTGCTCATTCCGGCAACTGTCGCTTTCCCAGCCAGCTATTTGCGCCAGCCCTTGTCATCCACTGCGCACCCGCATCTCTTCACGGACGGACGCGTCTTTCTTCTGTTGATGGCCGAGGGCCTGTCAGTGCTCTTCCGCAACCAGCTTACTCTCCCGTACTGCTTCCTCATCATCTTGCATTTTTACTCCTCCCTAAACCCGACCGCGTCCAAGACGGTGACGCTCGAGGACCAGCGGGTGGTAACGTACTCGCCGTACACGCGGGTTCGTCTGCTTGTGCCCATCTTTATCCAGCTGACAAGCATTCCGCTGGAGGCGAGCTTTTACGCTGGGtgggtgctgcgcgagacgGCGAACGCGAACTGGAAATTTTTCTCCGACGTCGCCTTCATGATAGGCGCCACGGCCTTCTTTGTGATGTGGTACACAGAGGTGGTCGAAGATGCGGTACTGTGTGAGaatgacggcggcgcagacgcggTGACTTGCTCCGCCTCGCCCTTCAGGGCCACAAAGAGGGACTGA